One Actinomadura viridis genomic region harbors:
- a CDS encoding zinc-ribbon domain-containing protein, translating into MLLIFGLSVFFRTVSEGTFHCPRCGGDRAYRRRVGRRWFTLFFLPVIPFNQVGEVVECRTCRTRFDIAVLQSPTARQMAAALPAGMRAAAALVLRAGGAATPAARARAAEAVHGYGGTGYDDAAVEHDLRLGEPFLEEEIAAAGAQLAPEAKEWFLAQAVRVGLADGPLGDAERRALHRVAHLLGMSPAHALGVIVTTEGAAR; encoded by the coding sequence GTGTTGTTGATTTTCGGCCTGTCGGTGTTCTTCCGCACGGTCAGCGAGGGCACCTTCCACTGTCCGCGCTGCGGCGGGGACCGCGCCTACCGCCGGAGGGTCGGCCGCCGCTGGTTCACCCTCTTCTTCCTGCCGGTCATCCCGTTCAACCAGGTCGGCGAGGTGGTCGAGTGCCGCACCTGCCGCACCCGGTTCGACATCGCCGTGCTCCAGTCGCCCACCGCGCGGCAGATGGCCGCGGCGCTGCCGGCGGGCATGCGGGCCGCCGCGGCGCTGGTGCTGCGCGCCGGGGGAGCCGCCACTCCGGCGGCGCGGGCCCGTGCCGCCGAGGCCGTCCACGGGTACGGCGGGACGGGGTACGACGACGCGGCCGTCGAGCACGACCTGAGGCTCGGCGAGCCGTTCCTGGAGGAGGAGATCGCCGCGGCGGGCGCGCAGCTCGCACCGGAGGCCAAGGAGTGGTTCCTGGCCCAGGCGGTCCGCGTCGGGCTGGCCGACGGGCCCCTCGGCGACGCCGAGCGCCGGGCCCTGCACCGGGTGGCGCACCTGCTGGGCATGTCGCCCGCCCACGCCCTCGGCGTGATCGTCACCACCGAGGGCGCGGCGCGCTAG
- the ddaH gene encoding dimethylargininase — MPGTALVRRPGPRLADGIVTHVERRPVDAGLARAQHEAYVAALRDAGWRVRAVDPADDCPDAVFVEDALVVAGDTAVLGRSGASARRGETAGAERAARDLGLRVSRIEPPGTLDGGDVLQVGDTVYVGRGSRTDEDGICQLAGLLGGRRVVPVATDGALHLKSAMTALPDGSLIGLPGHLDTSVLPCLRVVPEPSGAHVVVLGPDHVLMAASAPRTAELLAADGWRVTRVDIGEFEALEGCVTCLSVLVPESASPAGPADGPGASTAVSDRGSRFP, encoded by the coding sequence ATGCCCGGAACCGCGCTGGTGAGGCGTCCCGGGCCGCGGCTCGCGGACGGGATCGTGACCCATGTCGAACGCCGCCCGGTGGACGCCGGGCTGGCCCGGGCCCAGCATGAGGCGTACGTGGCCGCGCTGCGCGACGCCGGATGGCGGGTGCGGGCGGTCGACCCCGCCGACGACTGCCCGGACGCGGTGTTCGTCGAGGACGCCCTCGTGGTCGCCGGCGACACCGCCGTGCTCGGCCGCTCCGGGGCGAGCGCGCGGCGCGGCGAGACCGCCGGGGCCGAGCGGGCCGCGCGCGACCTCGGCCTGCGGGTGTCGCGGATCGAACCGCCCGGCACCCTGGACGGCGGCGACGTCCTCCAGGTGGGTGACACCGTCTACGTCGGGCGCGGGTCCCGCACCGACGAGGACGGCATCTGCCAGCTCGCCGGGCTGCTGGGCGGGCGGCGGGTCGTCCCGGTCGCGACGGACGGGGCGCTGCACCTGAAGTCGGCGATGACGGCCCTGCCGGACGGGTCGCTGATCGGGCTGCCCGGGCATCTGGACACCTCGGTGCTCCCCTGCCTGCGGGTGGTGCCCGAGCCGTCGGGCGCGCACGTGGTGGTGCTGGGGCCCGACCACGTGCTGATGGCGGCCTCGGCGCCGCGTACGGCCGAGCTGCTCGCCGCCGACGGCTGGCGCGTCACCCGTGTGGACATCGGGGAGTTCGAGGCGCTGGAAGGCTGCGTGACCTGCCTCTCGGTGCTCGTTCCCGAGTCCGCGTCCCCCGCGGGCCCGGCGGACGGCCCGGGCGCATCCACCGCCGTCTCAGATCGTGGAAGCCGGTTTCCGTAA
- the era gene encoding GTPase Era, translating into MTALGKTTTEGYRSGFACFIGRPNVGKSTLMNALVGTKVAITSSRPQTTRRAIRGIVHRPDAQLIVVDTPGLHKPRTLLGERLDSLVRSTLTEVDVIGFCVPADQTVGPGDRFIARELANVGRTPVVAIVTKTDLVPPERVAEQLTAVSTLGEFADIVPCSARDGFQVGLVGDLLIRHLPEGMPLYPEGDLTDEPEQLLVAELIREAALEGVRDELPHSIAVVVDDMAPREDREDLIDVYAHLFVERPSQKAIVIGTKGARLRDVGTRARKQIEALLGTKVFLDLRIKVAKDWQRDPKQLRRLGFYD; encoded by the coding sequence GTGACAGCGCTGGGAAAGACGACGACCGAGGGATACCGCTCCGGGTTCGCCTGCTTCATCGGGCGGCCCAACGTGGGCAAGTCCACGCTGATGAACGCCCTGGTCGGCACCAAGGTGGCGATCACGAGCAGCCGCCCGCAGACCACCCGCAGGGCGATCCGCGGCATCGTGCACCGCCCGGACGCCCAGCTGATCGTGGTCGACACCCCCGGCCTGCACAAGCCGCGCACCCTGCTGGGGGAGCGGCTGGACAGCCTGGTGCGCTCCACCCTCACCGAGGTCGACGTGATCGGCTTCTGCGTCCCGGCGGACCAGACCGTGGGCCCCGGCGACCGGTTCATCGCCCGGGAACTGGCCAACGTCGGCAGGACACCGGTCGTCGCGATCGTCACCAAGACCGACCTGGTGCCGCCCGAGCGGGTGGCCGAGCAGCTCACCGCGGTGTCCACCCTGGGGGAGTTCGCCGACATCGTGCCGTGCTCGGCGCGGGACGGCTTCCAGGTCGGCCTCGTCGGAGATCTGCTGATCCGGCACCTTCCCGAGGGCATGCCGCTCTACCCCGAGGGCGACCTCACCGACGAGCCCGAGCAGCTGCTGGTCGCCGAGCTGATCCGCGAGGCCGCGCTGGAGGGCGTCCGGGACGAGCTGCCGCACTCGATCGCCGTCGTGGTCGACGACATGGCGCCGCGCGAGGACCGCGAGGACCTCATCGACGTGTACGCGCACCTGTTCGTCGAGCGGCCCAGCCAGAAGGCGATCGTCATCGGCACCAAGGGCGCCCGGCTGCGCGACGTCGGCACCCGGGCGCGCAAGCAGATCGAGGCGCTGCTCGGCACCAAGGTCTTCCTGGACCTGCGGATCAAGGTCGCCAAGGACTGGCAGCGCGACCCCAAGCAGCTGCGCAGGCTCGGCTTCTACGACTGA